Proteins encoded together in one Deinococcus metalli window:
- a CDS encoding glutamate synthase subunit beta: protein MSKITGFLDQPRIKEQYAPPPARLKHYREFVEPLAGELARKQAVRCMDCGIPFCNNGCPVNNIIPDFNNLVYQDDWRSALDTLHSTNNFPEFTGRICPAPCEAACTLNINDDPVGIKSIELAIIERGWQEGWVAPQPPAVKTGKKVAVVGSGPAGLSAAQQLARAGHDVTVFEKNDRVGGLLRYGIPDFKMEKQHIDRRVAQMEAEGVTFRTGVVVGEWPRDSKVTNLSKQSVTPADLRAEFDAVLLAGGAEQPRDLPVPGRELDGVHYAMEFLPGQNRVNAGDKLRKQLRADGKKVVVIGGGDTGSDCVGTSNRHGATSVTQFEVMPQPPEQENKPLVWPYWPLKLRTSSSHEEGAVREFAIATKEFLGKGGKVTGVKTVRIEFVNGKLEEVAGSEEVHEADLVLLAMGFTNPMGSVLDSFGVAKDARGNAQAGTDESGGYATSVPGIYAAGDMRRGQSLVVWAIREGRQAARAVDQFLMGESVLPR, encoded by the coding sequence ATGAGCAAGATCACCGGTTTCCTCGACCAGCCCCGCATCAAGGAGCAGTACGCGCCGCCCCCCGCCCGGCTCAAGCACTACCGCGAGTTCGTGGAGCCCCTGGCGGGCGAACTGGCGCGCAAGCAGGCGGTGCGCTGCATGGACTGCGGCATTCCGTTCTGCAACAACGGCTGCCCCGTCAACAACATTATCCCGGACTTCAACAACCTGGTGTACCAGGACGACTGGCGTTCCGCGCTGGACACGCTGCACTCCACCAACAACTTCCCGGAGTTCACGGGCCGCATCTGCCCCGCGCCGTGCGAGGCCGCGTGCACCCTGAACATCAACGACGATCCGGTGGGCATCAAGTCCATCGAACTGGCGATCATCGAGCGCGGCTGGCAGGAAGGCTGGGTCGCGCCGCAACCGCCCGCCGTGAAGACCGGCAAGAAGGTCGCTGTCGTCGGCTCCGGCCCCGCCGGTTTGAGTGCCGCGCAGCAGCTCGCCCGTGCCGGGCACGACGTGACGGTGTTCGAGAAGAACGACCGGGTGGGCGGCCTGCTCAGATACGGCATCCCGGACTTCAAGATGGAAAAGCAGCATATCGACCGCCGCGTGGCGCAGATGGAAGCCGAGGGCGTGACCTTCCGCACCGGCGTGGTGGTGGGCGAGTGGCCCAGGGACAGCAAGGTCACCAACCTGAGCAAGCAGAGCGTGACGCCCGCCGACCTGCGCGCCGAGTTCGACGCCGTGCTGCTCGCGGGCGGCGCGGAGCAGCCGCGTGACCTGCCGGTGCCGGGCCGGGAACTGGACGGCGTTCACTACGCCATGGAGTTCCTGCCCGGCCAGAACCGCGTGAACGCCGGCGACAAACTGCGCAAGCAGCTGCGCGCCGACGGCAAGAAGGTCGTCGTGATCGGCGGCGGCGACACCGGCAGCGACTGCGTGGGCACCAGCAACCGCCACGGCGCCACCAGTGTCACGCAGTTCGAGGTGATGCCCCAGCCTCCGGAGCAGGAGAACAAACCCCTGGTGTGGCCGTACTGGCCGCTGAAACTCCGCACCAGCAGCAGCCACGAGGAAGGCGCGGTGCGCGAGTTCGCCATCGCCACCAAGGAATTCCTCGGCAAGGGTGGCAAGGTCACGGGCGTCAAGACCGTGCGGATCGAGTTCGTGAACGGCAAGCTGGAGGAAGTCGCGGGCAGCGAGGAAGTCCACGAGGCCGACCTGGTGCTGCTCGCCATGGGCTTTACCAACCCCATGGGCAGCGTGCTGGACTCCTTCGGCGTGGCCAAGGACGCGCGCGGCAACGCCCAGGCCGGCACCGACGAGAGTGGCGGGTATGCCACCAGCGTGCCCGGCATCTACGCCGCCGGGGACATGCGCCGCGGCCAGAGCCTGGTCGTGTGGGCGATCCGCGAGGGCCGTCAGGCCGCCCGCGCCGTCGACCAGTTCCTGATGGGCGAGAGCGTCCTGCCGCGGTAA
- a CDS encoding HD domain-containing phosphohydrolase encodes MTTRPGDEVPQLTLELARLGLSAQDLGSAMQPVLDTLVARTAAVGAGYFQWRDHTLTFAARAGSGHMPQGSVMAALLAHGLPSDLPLMAALQNAPGVLFIEDTRQDSATAGFPELGVLALVAAPVRSRGGELVGALLAHAFTPHAWTPDERALISHVTSLLSLLAARLDAEERERAAQEDALRALGVCLEARDAETLGHTDRVTALATSLGKRLGLRGPALRALRWGAYLHDIGKIAVPDAILGHPGPLPGEMWQRMQAHVQDGLHLAQQLPFLPQSALDVIAYHHERWDGAGYPFGRQGEDIPLLARIFAVCDVYDALRHVRPYKPAWSLDDTLAEIREGRGTHFDPQVVDALLDVLDEAGALA; translated from the coding sequence ATGACGACGCGGCCCGGCGACGAGGTTCCACAGTTGACGCTGGAGCTGGCCCGCCTGGGCCTGAGCGCCCAGGATCTGGGCAGCGCCATGCAGCCGGTGCTGGACACGCTGGTGGCCCGCACCGCCGCGGTCGGCGCCGGATACTTCCAGTGGCGCGACCACACACTGACCTTCGCGGCCCGCGCCGGCAGCGGCCACATGCCCCAGGGGTCTGTCATGGCCGCGCTGCTCGCGCACGGGCTGCCGAGTGACCTGCCGCTGATGGCTGCCCTCCAGAACGCGCCGGGTGTGCTGTTCATAGAGGACACCCGGCAGGACAGCGCCACCGCCGGCTTCCCGGAACTGGGCGTGCTGGCGCTGGTTGCCGCGCCCGTCCGCTCGCGCGGCGGGGAACTCGTCGGCGCGCTGCTCGCCCACGCCTTCACGCCCCACGCGTGGACGCCGGACGAACGCGCCCTGATCAGCCACGTGACCAGCCTGCTGTCGCTGCTCGCCGCGCGCCTGGACGCCGAGGAACGCGAACGCGCCGCGCAGGAGGACGCCCTGCGCGCCCTGGGCGTGTGCCTGGAGGCGCGGGACGCCGAGACGCTGGGCCACACCGACCGGGTCACGGCGCTCGCCACGTCCCTCGGCAAGCGGCTGGGCCTGCGCGGCCCGGCCCTGCGCGCCCTGCGCTGGGGCGCGTACCTGCACGACATCGGCAAGATCGCCGTCCCGGACGCGATCCTGGGGCACCCCGGCCCGCTGCCCGGCGAGATGTGGCAGCGCATGCAGGCGCATGTGCAAGACGGCCTGCATCTCGCCCAGCAGCTCCCCTTCCTGCCGCAGAGCGCGCTGGACGTGATCGCGTACCACCACGAACGCTGGGACGGCGCCGGCTACCCCTTCGGCCGGCAGGGCGAGGACATTCCCCTGCTCGCCCGCATCTTCGCGGTGTGCGACGTGTACGACGCGCTGCGGCACGTCCGCCCGTACAAACCGGCGTGGTCGCTGGACGACACCCTGGCCGAGATCCGTGAGGGGCGCGGCACGCACTTTGACCCGCAGGTCGTGGACGCGCTGCTGGACGTTCTGGATGAAGCCGGCGCACTGGCCTGA
- the pheS gene encoding phenylalanine--tRNA ligase subunit alpha, translating into MQHEAIPEIHAAQTLDDLQAVKTRYVGKSGSVTRELGALGTLPPEERKARGAEINAVRQAIQAALDEREATLKRAALDARLASEAIDVTLPGLPLPAGGLHPINRVYDDLTAIYERMGYTVVEGPEVEDEHHNFEALNVPWYHPARDLQDTFWLEDGRLLRTHTSPMQVRYMVDHEPPLKIVARGKVYRYEATDATHEAMFHQLEGLVVGDGISMADLKGTIAEMARGLYGASAKVRFQPSYYPFTEPGADFAVYWDNPRGESKWLELGGCGMVHPNVFRAVDDLREAQGKARVYEGKTGFAFGLGPERIAMLKYKIPDIRYFYANDPRVIGQFRGELG; encoded by the coding sequence ATGCAGCACGAAGCCATTCCCGAAATCCACGCCGCCCAGACCCTCGACGACCTCCAGGCCGTCAAGACCCGCTACGTCGGCAAGAGCGGCAGCGTCACCCGCGAACTCGGCGCGCTGGGCACACTGCCCCCGGAGGAGCGCAAGGCGCGCGGCGCGGAGATCAACGCCGTTCGCCAGGCCATCCAGGCCGCCCTCGACGAGCGCGAGGCGACCCTGAAGCGCGCGGCCCTCGACGCGCGGCTCGCCAGCGAGGCCATCGACGTCACGCTGCCCGGCCTGCCGCTCCCGGCCGGCGGTCTGCACCCGATCAACCGCGTGTACGACGACCTGACCGCCATCTACGAGCGCATGGGCTACACGGTCGTCGAGGGCCCCGAGGTCGAGGACGAACACCACAACTTCGAGGCGCTGAACGTCCCGTGGTACCACCCCGCCCGCGACCTCCAGGACACCTTCTGGCTGGAGGACGGCCGGCTGCTGCGCACCCACACCAGCCCCATGCAGGTGCGCTACATGGTGGATCACGAGCCGCCCCTGAAGATCGTCGCGCGCGGCAAGGTCTACCGCTACGAGGCGACCGACGCCACCCACGAGGCCATGTTCCATCAGCTCGAAGGGCTGGTCGTCGGTGACGGAATTTCCATGGCCGACCTCAAGGGCACAATTGCCGAGATGGCGCGCGGCCTGTACGGTGCGAGCGCGAAGGTGCGCTTCCAGCCCAGCTACTACCCCTTCACGGAACCCGGCGCCGACTTCGCCGTGTACTGGGACAACCCGCGCGGCGAGAGCAAGTGGCTGGAACTCGGCGGCTGCGGCATGGTGCACCCCAACGTGTTCCGCGCCGTGGACGACCTGCGCGAGGCCCAGGGCAAGGCGCGCGTGTACGAGGGCAAGACCGGCTTCGCCTTCGGCCTCGGGCCGGAACGCATTGCCATGCTGAAGTACAAGATCCCCGACATCCGCTACTTCTACGCCAACGACCCCAGGGTGATCGGGCAGTTCCGAGGGGAACTGGGGTGA
- a CDS encoding NUDIX hydrolase, whose translation MTLRPRAVGILVNDSSDVLLMRRRKAGREYATLPGGGIEPGETPEVACARELLEEVNLTVEVGPLVYRHQGLGNDEYYFRVAYVSGEMRLGDGPEAIRSSEDNWYDPQWVSVARLDDVNLVPPELRAVVREQAQIGSPARAGSDEPTGQ comes from the coding sequence ATGACCCTCCGTCCCCGCGCCGTTGGCATCCTCGTGAACGACTCCTCCGACGTCCTGCTGATGCGGCGGCGCAAGGCGGGCCGCGAGTACGCCACGCTGCCCGGCGGCGGCATCGAGCCGGGCGAGACGCCCGAGGTGGCGTGCGCCCGCGAGCTGCTGGAGGAAGTGAACCTGACCGTCGAGGTCGGCCCGCTGGTGTACCGCCACCAGGGCCTGGGCAACGACGAGTACTACTTCCGGGTGGCGTACGTGTCTGGCGAGATGCGCCTTGGCGACGGCCCGGAAGCCATCCGCAGCAGCGAGGACAACTGGTACGACCCGCAGTGGGTGAGCGTGGCCCGGCTGGACGACGTCAACCTCGTGCCCCCCGAACTGCGCGCCGTGGTGCGGGAGCAGGCGCAGATCGGCTCCCCGGCCCGGGCCGGATCGGACGAGCCGACAGGGCAGTAA
- a CDS encoding YybH family protein, whose amino-acid sequence MTMDDPARILGAYAGAVYARDVDALLALYHPNVTVFDMWESWLYDGRDAWRGMVEGWFASLGDERVEVTFEDVRSTVTPDLAVVHAFVTYAGLSAGGERLRAMNNRLSLTLTREDTGWQIVHEHSSAPASFETGKVNLSRPT is encoded by the coding sequence ATGACCATGGATGATCCCGCCCGCATCCTCGGCGCGTATGCCGGGGCCGTCTATGCCCGCGACGTGGACGCCCTGCTCGCCCTGTACCACCCGAACGTCACGGTGTTCGACATGTGGGAGTCGTGGCTGTACGACGGCCGAGACGCGTGGCGCGGCATGGTCGAGGGCTGGTTCGCCTCGCTGGGCGACGAGCGCGTGGAGGTCACCTTCGAGGATGTGCGGAGTACCGTCACCCCCGACCTGGCCGTGGTGCACGCCTTCGTGACCTACGCGGGCCTGAGTGCCGGCGGCGAGCGCCTGCGCGCCATGAACAACCGCCTGAGCCTCACCCTCACGCGCGAGGACACCGGCTGGCAGATCGTGCATGAACACAGCAGCGCGCCCGCCTCCTTCGAGACGGGCAAGGTCAACCTGAGCCGCCCGACGTGA
- the glyA gene encoding serine hydroxymethyltransferase, whose translation MTTADQPTARVTAAPPAAERDTAIFDLIDRERDRQLHGLELIASENFTSAAVREAQGSVLTNKYAEGYPGKRWYGGCEVVDQVEQLAIDRVKELFGAAWANVQPHSGSSANLAVYNALIEPGSVVLGMDLSHGGHLTHGNPVNFSGLRYSIVGYKVNPDTELIDMDEVRRLAHEHRPKMIIAGASAYSRIIDFAAFREVADEVGAVLFADIAHIAGLIAAGEHPNALPHAHVVASTTHKTLRGPRGGIILSNDAEIGAKLDRAVFPGYQGGPLEHVIAAKAVAFGEALRPEFKAYARQVIANARALAGAFQDKGYRVVSGGTDNHLLVLDLRPQGLNGTKATRRLDANHITISKSTLPYDTEKILHGGGIRIGTPAVTTRGMKESDMPRIADLIDRALREEDVKAEVHAFAGGFPLP comes from the coding sequence ATGACGACCGCCGACCAGCCCACCGCCCGTGTCACGGCCGCCCCTCCCGCGGCCGAGCGTGACACGGCCATCTTCGACCTGATCGACCGGGAACGCGACCGGCAGCTCCACGGCCTGGAACTCATCGCGTCCGAGAATTTCACCTCGGCGGCGGTGCGCGAGGCCCAGGGCAGCGTGCTGACCAACAAGTACGCCGAGGGCTACCCCGGCAAGCGCTGGTACGGCGGCTGCGAGGTCGTGGATCAGGTCGAGCAGCTCGCCATCGACCGCGTGAAGGAACTGTTCGGCGCGGCGTGGGCGAACGTGCAGCCGCACTCGGGATCGAGCGCAAACCTCGCGGTGTACAACGCCCTGATCGAGCCGGGCTCGGTGGTGCTGGGCATGGACCTGTCGCACGGCGGGCACCTGACGCACGGCAACCCTGTGAACTTCTCGGGCCTGCGCTACTCCATCGTCGGGTACAAGGTGAACCCCGACACTGAACTCATCGACATGGACGAAGTCCGGCGCCTCGCGCACGAGCACCGGCCGAAGATGATCATCGCGGGGGCCAGCGCGTACTCGCGCATCATCGACTTCGCCGCGTTCCGCGAGGTCGCGGACGAGGTCGGCGCGGTCCTGTTCGCGGACATCGCGCACATCGCCGGCCTGATCGCGGCGGGCGAGCACCCGAACGCGCTGCCGCACGCGCACGTGGTCGCCAGCACCACGCACAAGACCCTGCGCGGGCCGCGCGGCGGCATCATCCTGTCGAACGACGCCGAGATCGGCGCGAAACTCGACCGCGCGGTGTTCCCCGGCTACCAGGGCGGCCCGCTGGAGCACGTCATCGCCGCGAAGGCCGTGGCCTTCGGCGAGGCGCTGCGCCCGGAGTTCAAGGCGTACGCGCGGCAGGTCATCGCCAACGCCCGCGCCCTCGCGGGGGCCTTCCAGGACAAGGGCTACCGCGTGGTGTCGGGCGGGACGGACAACCACCTGCTCGTGCTCGACCTGCGCCCCCAGGGCCTGAACGGCACCAAGGCCACCCGGCGCCTGGACGCCAACCACATCACCATCTCCAAGTCCACGCTGCCGTACGACACCGAGAAGATCCTGCACGGCGGCGGCATCCGGATCGGCACCCCCGCGGTGACCACCCGAGGGATGAAGGAAAGCGACATGCCGCGCATCGCCGACCTGATCGACCGGGCGCTGAGGGAAGAGGACGTGAAGGCCGAGGTGCACGCCTTCGCGGGCGGCTTCCCGCTGCCCTGA
- a CDS encoding putative bifunctional diguanylate cyclase/phosphodiesterase, with protein MSAPPSTRVPPGPLPILLVLGALCVLQLSQVLGGWPHGLLPDALAERLGVPVFLGSGALIVWLAPRTVEVRAWRIIGLGTVLWGVGHLLLSLLPQPPSVPSAADPLFLALPACFLLALLRFERRWPSLPGMAARLDVAALMVSVGGSLWYFQLAPRVLHVHDVGTSAVWSVRSLADLVVLGLLLAQGWRSREGAPGGTWLLTLGMLLVLTADLGFSAVGAEHGWPDVVWPLAAVVFAAGAWRASQRGRAPREGSRLHGLHARLAPYVALLGSFTLLLAMPERDDLAGLGALSATFAVALLVAARQTLALRELQDHRALLHHQAHHDPLTGLGNRTQLDAVLRGALAGDDEVGLLFVDLDDFKFVNDALGHRAGDQFLQEVARRLCSAAGAGHPCIRLGGDEFVVVLAPATTATLAALCERVVLALRESVTLAGQRLQITASVGGALSTPDERDPAALLRWADQAMYEVKRTGKNALSLYTPGVHDQLAARRILIETRLRGVLDRDELSLHYQPQRDQDGRLRRFEALLRWTDPELGPVSPGEFVPIAETAGLMVALDNWVVDEACRQLSLWLPQFPERQVAVNISPPHLVRADFLPGLRASLARHGVPPQALELEVTERLLVENEAQARETLRALLDLGVNVAIDDFGVGQSSLSALLRLPITTLKIDRAFTRELEVGEPGSSQAQAAYTVVQAIVALGQALALRVVAEGVETPTQAQLLQNLGVDALQGYWIGRAQPPEGTPPYTRPGGTVGLLGSA; from the coding sequence ATGAGCGCTCCACCCTCCACCCGCGTCCCGCCCGGCCCGCTGCCGATCCTGCTGGTCCTCGGCGCCCTGTGCGTCCTTCAGCTGTCACAGGTGCTGGGCGGGTGGCCGCATGGCCTGCTTCCCGACGCGCTGGCCGAGCGGCTGGGCGTGCCGGTCTTCCTGGGCAGCGGCGCCCTGATCGTGTGGCTCGCGCCGCGCACCGTGGAGGTGCGGGCGTGGCGGATCATCGGACTGGGCACGGTGCTGTGGGGCGTGGGACACCTGCTGCTGTCGCTTCTGCCGCAGCCGCCGTCGGTCCCGTCCGCGGCCGATCCGCTGTTCCTGGCGCTGCCCGCGTGCTTCCTGCTGGCCCTGCTGCGCTTCGAGCGGCGCTGGCCGTCGCTGCCGGGCATGGCCGCCCGGCTGGACGTGGCCGCGCTGATGGTCAGTGTGGGCGGCTCCCTGTGGTACTTCCAGCTGGCCCCGCGGGTGCTGCACGTCCATGACGTGGGGACCAGCGCGGTGTGGAGCGTGCGGTCGCTGGCCGACCTGGTGGTGCTGGGGCTGCTGCTCGCGCAGGGCTGGCGCAGCCGCGAGGGCGCGCCGGGCGGCACGTGGCTGCTGACGCTGGGCATGCTGCTGGTCCTGACGGCGGACCTGGGCTTCTCGGCCGTGGGCGCGGAGCACGGCTGGCCGGACGTGGTGTGGCCGCTGGCCGCCGTGGTCTTCGCGGCCGGGGCGTGGCGGGCAAGCCAGCGGGGACGGGCCCCGCGGGAAGGCTCGCGCCTGCACGGGCTGCATGCCCGGCTGGCCCCATACGTGGCCCTGCTGGGCAGTTTCACGCTGCTGCTCGCCATGCCGGAACGCGACGACCTAGCAGGACTGGGCGCGCTGAGCGCCACCTTCGCGGTGGCCCTGCTGGTCGCGGCGCGGCAGACGCTGGCGCTGCGCGAGTTGCAGGACCACCGGGCGCTGCTGCACCACCAGGCGCACCACGATCCCCTGACCGGCCTGGGCAACCGCACGCAGCTCGACGCGGTGCTGCGCGGCGCGCTGGCCGGCGACGACGAGGTCGGGCTGCTGTTCGTGGACCTGGACGACTTCAAGTTCGTGAACGACGCGCTCGGGCACCGCGCCGGCGACCAGTTCCTACAGGAGGTCGCGCGGCGGCTGTGCAGCGCGGCGGGCGCCGGGCATCCCTGCATTCGCCTGGGTGGAGACGAGTTCGTGGTGGTGCTCGCCCCGGCCACCACGGCCACGCTGGCGGCGCTGTGTGAGCGCGTGGTGCTGGCCCTGCGCGAGTCCGTGACGCTGGCCGGGCAACGGCTGCAGATCACGGCGTCAGTCGGCGGCGCGCTGTCCACCCCGGACGAACGCGATCCGGCGGCGCTGCTGCGCTGGGCGGACCAGGCGATGTACGAGGTCAAGCGCACCGGCAAGAACGCCCTGAGCCTGTACACGCCGGGCGTGCACGACCAGCTCGCTGCCCGCCGCATCCTGATCGAGACGCGGCTGCGCGGCGTGCTGGACCGCGACGAGCTGTCCCTGCACTACCAGCCGCAGCGTGACCAGGACGGCCGGTTGCGGCGCTTCGAGGCGCTGCTGCGCTGGACCGACCCGGAACTCGGGCCGGTGTCGCCGGGCGAGTTCGTGCCCATCGCGGAGACGGCCGGCCTGATGGTCGCGCTGGACAACTGGGTGGTCGACGAGGCGTGCCGGCAGCTGTCGCTGTGGCTGCCGCAGTTCCCGGAGCGGCAGGTGGCAGTGAACATCAGCCCGCCGCACCTCGTCCGGGCGGACTTCCTGCCGGGGCTACGGGCGTCGCTGGCGCGGCACGGCGTGCCCCCGCAGGCGCTGGAACTGGAGGTCACCGAGCGGCTGCTGGTCGAGAACGAGGCGCAAGCCCGCGAGACGCTGCGCGCCCTGCTGGACCTGGGCGTGAACGTCGCCATCGACGACTTCGGGGTGGGGCAGTCGTCGCTGTCGGCCCTGCTGCGCCTCCCGATCACCACCCTGAAGATCGACCGGGCCTTCACGCGCGAGCTGGAGGTCGGGGAACCGGGCAGCTCGCAGGCGCAGGCGGCGTACACGGTCGTGCAGGCGATCGTGGCGCTGGGACAGGCGCTGGCGCTGCGGGTGGTGGCCGAGGGCGTGGAGACCCCGACCCAGGCGCAGCTGCTCCAGAACCTCGGCGTAGACGCGCTGCAGGGCTACTGGATCGGGCGCGCCCAGCCGCCCGAGGGCACGCCCCCGTACACGCGGCCCGGCGGCACGGTGGGCCTGCTGGGCAGCGCGTGA
- a CDS encoding potassium/proton antiporter — protein MGEVHVELVLLVAGALLLVSLGVSRLGGRLGIPGLLLFLGVGMLFGSDGLGIQFQNYRLAQAIGTLALCFILFQGGLDTNWVSTRPVVRRGLSLATVGVLGTAGIMAAFTHFAFGFPWLVAWLLGAVVSSTDASAVFSVLKERQLGLKGDVTPLLEFESGGNDPMAVFLTVGLLELIASPDTSVLTIVPLFLKQMLIGALAGYALGRAALWIINRIQLQFEGLYSVLSIALALIVFGGAAVAGGSGFLAIYIAGVVLGNAEFIHKRSLVNFHDGLSWLMQVAMFLTLGLLVNPHDLLPTAGLALACALVLVFLARPLSVYVALANAKMPANEKGMVAWVGLRGAVPIVLATFPLLAHVPQAQTLFNIVFFIVLTSVLLQGTTLTLVARWLRVRENMPAVPAYPIAYTPTGQGKNGMVEVEVRAGSEAAGQRIVDLRLPPEALLILVHRGGEFLIPKGATQLLAGDSVLVLATGDALRAVRERLTPA, from the coding sequence ATGGGTGAGGTGCATGTCGAACTGGTGCTGCTGGTGGCGGGGGCGCTGCTGCTGGTCAGCCTGGGCGTCAGCCGGCTGGGGGGTCGGCTGGGCATTCCGGGCCTGCTGCTGTTTCTGGGCGTGGGCATGCTGTTCGGTTCGGACGGCCTGGGCATTCAGTTCCAGAACTACCGGCTGGCGCAGGCCATCGGCACGCTGGCGCTGTGTTTCATCCTGTTCCAGGGCGGGCTGGACACCAACTGGGTCTCCACGCGCCCGGTGGTCCGCCGCGGCCTGAGCCTGGCGACCGTCGGCGTGCTGGGCACGGCGGGGATCATGGCGGCCTTCACGCACTTCGCGTTCGGCTTCCCGTGGCTGGTGGCGTGGCTGCTGGGCGCAGTCGTGAGCAGCACGGACGCCAGCGCGGTCTTCAGCGTGCTCAAGGAGCGGCAACTGGGCCTCAAGGGCGACGTGACGCCGCTGCTGGAGTTCGAGTCCGGCGGCAACGACCCGATGGCGGTGTTCCTGACGGTGGGGCTGCTGGAACTGATCGCCAGTCCGGACACGTCGGTGCTGACCATCGTGCCGCTGTTCCTCAAGCAGATGCTGATCGGGGCGCTGGCCGGGTACGCGCTGGGCCGCGCGGCGCTGTGGATCATCAACCGCATCCAGCTCCAGTTCGAGGGCCTGTACTCGGTCCTCAGCATCGCGCTGGCGCTGATCGTGTTCGGCGGGGCGGCGGTGGCGGGCGGCAGCGGCTTTCTGGCGATCTACATCGCGGGCGTGGTGCTGGGCAACGCCGAGTTCATCCACAAGCGCAGCCTGGTGAACTTCCACGACGGGCTGTCGTGGCTGATGCAGGTGGCGATGTTCCTCACGCTGGGGCTGCTGGTCAACCCACACGACCTGCTGCCCACGGCGGGGCTGGCGCTGGCGTGCGCGCTGGTGCTGGTGTTCCTGGCCCGCCCGTTGAGCGTGTACGTCGCCCTGGCGAACGCGAAGATGCCCGCCAACGAGAAGGGCATGGTGGCGTGGGTGGGCCTGCGCGGCGCCGTGCCCATCGTCCTGGCGACGTTTCCGCTGCTGGCGCACGTGCCACAGGCGCAGACGCTCTTCAACATCGTGTTCTTCATCGTCCTGACCAGCGTGCTGCTCCAGGGCACCACCCTGACGCTGGTGGCCCGCTGGCTGCGCGTGCGCGAGAACATGCCGGCCGTGCCCGCCTACCCGATTGCCTACACCCCCACCGGGCAGGGCAAGAACGGCATGGTGGAGGTCGAGGTGCGCGCCGGCAGCGAGGCGGCCGGGCAGCGCATCGTGGACCTGCGGCTGCCGCCCGAGGCGCTGCTGATCCTGGTGCACCGCGGCGGCGAGTTCCTGATCCCCAAGGGCGCGACGCAGCTGCTGGCCGGCGACAGCGTGCTGGTGCTGGCGACCGGGGACGCGCTGCGGGCGGTCCGGGAGCGCCTGACGCCTGCATGA